From a region of the Mycobacteroides saopaulense genome:
- a CDS encoding fluoride efflux transporter FluC: MGPSVTGGHPPKSPHPRLHLRPSALLSVFLGGVCGTALRFWFEQMWPASGASWPWGTFAANLSGAFILGAALEALTLLGPDGGWRQRIRLFLGTGLCGAFTTYSALALEIDTLTRNGFLLTGVAYALVSVTAGLVAALGGIAAAARVLARYSGGPE; the protein is encoded by the coding sequence ATGGGACCGAGTGTGACCGGTGGACACCCCCCGAAGTCTCCGCATCCGCGGCTTCACCTACGACCCTCCGCCCTGCTCTCGGTGTTCCTCGGCGGGGTATGCGGGACAGCGCTGCGCTTTTGGTTCGAGCAGATGTGGCCGGCCTCGGGTGCTTCCTGGCCGTGGGGAACATTCGCGGCCAATCTGTCCGGAGCGTTCATCCTCGGTGCGGCCCTGGAGGCACTCACCCTGCTCGGACCCGATGGCGGCTGGCGTCAGCGCATCCGGCTGTTTCTCGGAACGGGTCTTTGTGGCGCCTTCACCACGTACAGCGCACTCGCACTGGAGATCGACACCCTCACGCGTAACGGATTCCTGCTCACCGGCGTGGCGTATGCGTTGGTCAGCGTCACGGCGGGCTTGGTCGCCGCGCTGGGCGGGATAGCCGCCGCGGCCCGAGTTCTCGCACGCTATTCGGGCGGTCCCGAATGA
- a CDS encoding bifunctional nitrate reductase/sulfite reductase flavoprotein subunit alpha, which produces MTELSAPPSTRRAACSYCGVGCGVVVRTDAPSAGPVTIATVEGDALHPSNHGRLCTKGATHAQLMAADGRMTTAHVRSTRDQELVPAPLATTTAETGRRLRHILDNDGPDAIALYVSGQMSLEAQYLANKLAKGYIRTTHIESNSRLCMASAGTGYAQSLGADGPPGSYSDIEQSDLFLVIGANMADCHPILFLRMADRLGSGARLIVADPRRTATADRADLFLQITPGTDLALLNGLLHLLVENGDIDSEFIAEHTEGWAGMPEFLATYTPPVVAAITGLAEADIRTAARWIGEAREWMTLWTMGLNQSTHGTWNTNAICNLHLATGAICRPGSGPFSLTGQPNAMGGREMGYMGPGLPGQRSVKSVADREFVEKQWHLPPGSVRAEFGTGTVDMFAQMAAGSIKACWIICTNPVASVANRQNVIDGLRRAELVIAQDAFLSTATNEYADVLLPATLWAESDGVSINSERTATLTNQAAEAPGDAQPDWRLICDIATAMGFGDAFDYASSEEIFEEIRAFWNPRTGYDMRGVSYARLRQGPVQWPCPPDSAGDRNPIRYVNDGISQDLHVAEDGTVPRLAFPTPSRRAVFHARAHRDPAELPGEGYPMVLNTGRLQHHWHTLTKTGRIKTLDRLHPSPFVEIHPHDAATLGIAEGDIVEVASRRGTAELPAAISDRVKRGSCFAPFHWNDAQGPGLAINAVTNDAVDPDSLQPEFKVSAVTLRPTGRSVADNAPDKLTEALGDIAILWTSQTGNAETAATAVHRLLESAGISATLTAMDECDPADLGDVHTAVLIASSFGEGGPPDNGAQFWSALSGDTKPLNHMRYAVLGFGDRAYADFCGHAKALDSRLHELGATPVLGRVDGEATDRTLVASWTADLLEAIGDGTAASAEAARRLRSDGLPVAAPERFTRDAPILAALSHNEILSAPGSGKEVRRIEFDLTGHDVEYSVGDALGIYPTNREEDVQRWLAATGFDAELPITIDGGELPLATALASHYDICRVTDDLLRFVAERRRDKPAIKLLRGPDSEARKLWLQGRNALDVIREFPIRAGIDEWQQVLIRLTPRQYSISSSPLVSPQAIGLTVSIVRYRGPDGSARGGVGSTFLADRAQRLPVPIFLQRSPHFRPPSTSDTPMIMIGPGTGIAPFRGFLQERRALGHTGPNWLFFGDQHRTQHFYYREELDGFLRDGSLRRLDLAFSRDQAKRIYVQHRMMEQGAQMWRWLREGAHLYVCGDASRMAKDVDGALLTIAQKHGRLSGEQALEFRKELVAEKRYVRDVY; this is translated from the coding sequence CTCGCGACCAGGAACTCGTCCCCGCACCGTTGGCGACCACGACCGCCGAGACCGGACGACGGCTCCGCCACATCCTCGACAACGACGGACCCGATGCGATTGCGCTGTACGTGTCCGGCCAGATGAGCCTGGAAGCGCAATATCTGGCCAACAAGCTCGCCAAGGGATACATCCGGACCACGCATATCGAATCGAACTCTCGGCTCTGCATGGCGAGTGCCGGCACCGGGTACGCACAATCGTTGGGGGCCGACGGACCGCCGGGGTCGTACTCGGATATCGAGCAGAGTGACCTGTTCCTGGTCATCGGCGCGAACATGGCGGATTGTCACCCGATCCTGTTCCTGCGCATGGCCGACCGTCTCGGCAGCGGAGCACGGCTGATTGTGGCGGATCCACGGCGCACCGCCACTGCCGACCGCGCCGATCTGTTCCTGCAGATCACGCCGGGCACCGACCTCGCCCTGCTCAACGGGCTGCTGCATCTGCTTGTCGAGAACGGTGACATCGACTCCGAATTCATCGCCGAGCACACGGAGGGCTGGGCGGGAATGCCCGAGTTCCTCGCCACCTACACACCGCCGGTGGTCGCGGCCATCACGGGGCTAGCCGAGGCCGATATCCGCACTGCCGCACGGTGGATCGGCGAGGCCCGCGAGTGGATGACGCTCTGGACCATGGGCCTCAACCAGAGCACCCATGGCACCTGGAACACCAACGCGATCTGCAACCTACATCTGGCCACCGGAGCCATCTGCCGCCCCGGCAGCGGACCGTTTTCGTTGACGGGCCAGCCGAACGCGATGGGCGGCAGGGAGATGGGCTACATGGGCCCGGGATTACCGGGCCAACGATCCGTCAAGTCCGTCGCCGATCGCGAATTCGTCGAGAAGCAATGGCATTTGCCCCCCGGCTCCGTTCGTGCGGAGTTCGGCACCGGCACGGTCGACATGTTCGCCCAGATGGCCGCGGGGAGCATCAAGGCCTGCTGGATCATCTGCACCAATCCGGTGGCCTCGGTGGCAAATCGGCAGAACGTGATCGACGGCCTGCGACGCGCCGAGCTGGTGATCGCCCAGGACGCGTTTCTTTCCACGGCCACCAACGAGTACGCCGACGTCCTGCTGCCCGCCACGTTGTGGGCCGAATCCGATGGTGTTTCCATCAATTCGGAACGCACCGCCACCTTGACCAATCAGGCCGCCGAGGCGCCGGGCGACGCCCAGCCCGATTGGCGACTGATCTGCGATATCGCCACCGCGATGGGGTTCGGAGACGCCTTCGATTACGCCTCGAGCGAGGAGATCTTCGAGGAGATCCGCGCATTCTGGAATCCACGCACCGGGTATGACATGCGTGGCGTGAGCTACGCCCGGCTACGACAGGGCCCGGTGCAATGGCCGTGTCCACCCGACAGTGCCGGGGACCGGAACCCGATTCGCTATGTGAACGACGGGATCAGCCAGGACCTTCACGTCGCCGAGGACGGCACCGTGCCGCGGCTGGCCTTCCCGACCCCGTCCCGCCGGGCAGTGTTTCACGCCCGGGCGCACCGTGATCCCGCGGAACTCCCCGGCGAGGGATACCCCATGGTGCTCAACACCGGCCGCTTGCAACACCATTGGCATACCCTCACCAAGACGGGTCGTATCAAGACCCTCGACCGGCTCCACCCGTCGCCCTTCGTGGAGATCCACCCACACGATGCTGCGACGCTCGGGATCGCCGAGGGCGACATCGTCGAAGTCGCGTCACGGAGAGGCACCGCCGAGCTGCCCGCGGCCATCAGCGACAGAGTCAAACGCGGGAGCTGTTTCGCCCCGTTCCACTGGAACGACGCGCAGGGTCCGGGTCTGGCGATCAACGCGGTGACCAACGACGCCGTCGATCCGGATTCGCTGCAACCCGAATTCAAGGTCAGCGCGGTCACGCTGCGTCCCACCGGGCGATCGGTCGCCGACAACGCACCCGACAAGCTGACAGAAGCGCTGGGTGACATCGCAATTCTATGGACGTCGCAGACAGGCAACGCCGAGACCGCGGCCACCGCGGTGCACCGGCTGCTGGAATCGGCGGGAATCTCCGCGACGCTGACCGCGATGGACGAGTGCGACCCGGCCGATCTCGGCGACGTCCACACGGCGGTGCTCATCGCCAGCAGCTTCGGCGAGGGCGGGCCGCCCGACAACGGCGCACAATTCTGGTCGGCCTTGTCCGGCGACACCAAGCCCCTGAACCATATGCGTTATGCGGTACTGGGGTTCGGCGACCGCGCATATGCAGACTTCTGCGGTCACGCCAAGGCCCTAGACTCGCGGCTACACGAGCTGGGAGCCACTCCGGTGCTCGGGCGGGTGGATGGAGAAGCCACCGACCGAACACTCGTCGCGTCCTGGACCGCGGACCTACTGGAAGCGATCGGCGACGGTACCGCCGCGAGCGCCGAGGCAGCCCGGCGATTGCGCAGCGACGGGCTGCCGGTAGCCGCGCCGGAACGCTTCACCCGTGATGCACCCATCCTGGCGGCGTTGTCGCACAACGAGATTCTTTCCGCACCCGGCTCCGGCAAGGAGGTTCGGCGCATCGAGTTCGACCTGACCGGTCACGACGTCGAATACTCGGTGGGCGACGCGCTCGGCATCTATCCGACGAACCGCGAGGAAGATGTCCAACGCTGGCTCGCCGCAACCGGTTTCGATGCCGAACTGCCGATCACCATCGACGGCGGTGAACTTCCGCTGGCCACCGCTCTCGCCAGTCACTACGACATCTGCCGCGTCACCGACGATCTGCTGCGCTTCGTCGCCGAGCGGCGCCGCGACAAGCCCGCCATCAAGTTGCTGCGGGGCCCCGACAGCGAAGCGCGCAAGCTGTGGCTGCAGGGACGCAACGCGCTGGACGTGATTCGCGAATTCCCCATCCGTGCCGGTATCGACGAATGGCAGCAGGTTCTGATCAGACTCACTCCACGTCAGTACTCGATCTCGTCGAGCCCGCTGGTCAGCCCGCAAGCCATCGGGCTGACGGTGTCCATCGTCCGCTACCGGGGACCGGACGGCTCGGCCCGTGGTGGCGTGGGATCGACATTCCTGGCCGATCGTGCTCAGCGACTTCCGGTCCCGATCTTTCTGCAGCGTTCACCGCATTTCCGCCCGCCCAGCACCTCGGATACGCCGATGATCATGATCGGGCCGGGAACAGGTATCGCCCCCTTCCGCGGGTTCCTGCAAGAACGCCGCGCGCTCGGGCACACCGGACCCAACTGGTTGTTCTTCGGCGATCAGCACCGCACGCAGCACTTCTACTACCGCGAGGAGCTCGACGGCTTCCTGCGCGACGGTTCGTTGCGCAGGCTCGATCTCGCGTTCTCACGCGACCAGGCCAAACGTATCTACGTGCAACATCGCATGATGGAGCAGGGAGCGCAGATGTGGCGGTGGCTCCGCGAAGGCGCACACCTGTACGTGTGCGGCGATGCCAGCCGCATGGCCAAGGATGTCGACGGCGCACTGCTCACCATTGCTCAAAAGCACGGACGGTTGTCGGGGGAGCAGGCTCTCGAGTTCCGCAAGGAGCTCGTGGCCGAGAAACGGTACGTCCGCGACGTGTACTGA
- a CDS encoding HD domain-containing protein: MPLAAVGAAVLTHKMTTTELDWHWATRTGGEVSSAQRRALLGRLFRALPAMVGDAVKTRVGRRGQGRVEFESIAVPDSALALAAEQEARDCVTGHVLEHSYRTYFFGKALALLDGVQVDDELVYVSSLLHDLQLEHPTPGRCFAVVGGERAAQFVRAHGAPEDRAEAVGAAIAAHITLGASENLADPGGFVSAGAGTDVFGLRLSDLDAAWVEELLRRHPRLEFKRHMLKAWANEGAAVPRGRAAWLTRYAAFPLLVKAAPFSE; encoded by the coding sequence ATGCCACTGGCCGCCGTCGGCGCCGCGGTCTTGACTCACAAGATGACGACGACCGAATTGGACTGGCACTGGGCGACCCGAACCGGTGGCGAGGTCTCCAGCGCCCAACGGCGTGCTCTGTTGGGCCGTTTGTTTCGCGCATTGCCCGCGATGGTTGGCGATGCGGTCAAAACCCGGGTGGGCCGTCGTGGGCAGGGTCGAGTCGAGTTCGAGTCGATCGCCGTGCCCGATTCCGCGCTTGCGCTCGCGGCCGAGCAGGAGGCGCGGGATTGTGTCACCGGGCACGTGCTTGAACACTCGTACCGCACATACTTCTTCGGAAAGGCATTGGCACTGCTGGACGGTGTGCAAGTCGACGACGAACTCGTATACGTCTCCAGCCTGCTGCATGATCTGCAGCTGGAGCACCCGACACCGGGGCGGTGTTTCGCGGTGGTCGGTGGTGAGCGCGCCGCGCAGTTCGTCAGGGCTCATGGGGCTCCCGAGGATCGTGCGGAGGCCGTCGGCGCCGCGATCGCGGCGCACATCACGCTGGGAGCCAGCGAAAACCTTGCAGACCCAGGTGGATTCGTATCGGCGGGGGCGGGCACCGACGTGTTCGGGCTACGGCTGTCAGACCTCGACGCCGCGTGGGTAGAGGAGCTACTGCGCCGGCACCCCCGATTGGAATTCAAGCGACACATGCTCAAGGCGTGGGCGAACGAAGGCGCAGCGGTGCCCAGGGGGCGGGCGGCGTGGCTGACTCGCTATGCGGCGTTCCCGCTGCTGGTCAAGGCCGCACCCTTCAGCGAGTAG
- a CDS encoding GlxA family transcriptional regulator, whose protein sequence is MGTKTVAALALDGVITYDLACAVQMFRRGPGRSGQPDGFDLVTCGHRPGSVWTPDGFNLEVEHGIDALETADIVVVPARAPHDYPPPDEVLGALTSAHQRGAVLFSICLGAFVLAAAGLLDGRPATTHWEYCDDMRRLYPLVDLRPDALYVDDGDILTSAGLSAGMDLCLHVVRRELGAAAASDMARWNVMAPHRDGGQAQFIPPSKTSHDSSGIGPTLSWAAERLADVDDVSTLARHAHLSLRTFNRRFGEEVGTTPKRWLDVQRATRARELLENTDMTMESIAAQCGFGSVTAMRTHLRKVTATTPSAYRRAFRR, encoded by the coding sequence ATGGGCACCAAGACGGTGGCGGCACTCGCTCTCGACGGCGTCATCACCTACGACTTGGCGTGCGCCGTGCAGATGTTCCGCAGAGGGCCGGGCCGCTCGGGCCAGCCGGACGGATTCGATCTGGTGACCTGTGGCCATCGTCCTGGAAGTGTCTGGACGCCAGATGGTTTCAATCTCGAAGTGGAACACGGCATCGATGCGCTTGAGACCGCCGACATCGTCGTCGTTCCCGCACGCGCCCCCCACGACTACCCGCCACCGGACGAGGTGTTGGGCGCACTGACGAGCGCCCATCAACGTGGGGCGGTGTTGTTCAGCATCTGCCTGGGCGCATTCGTCCTCGCCGCCGCGGGCTTGCTGGACGGGAGGCCCGCCACCACGCATTGGGAGTACTGCGACGACATGCGCAGGCTCTATCCGCTGGTCGATCTGCGGCCCGATGCGCTGTATGTGGACGATGGCGACATCCTCACCTCGGCGGGACTGTCGGCCGGCATGGACCTGTGCCTGCACGTGGTGCGACGCGAGTTGGGGGCCGCCGCGGCGTCGGATATGGCCCGCTGGAACGTGATGGCGCCGCACCGTGACGGCGGGCAGGCTCAGTTCATTCCGCCGAGCAAGACATCTCACGATTCCAGTGGTATCGGCCCCACGTTGAGCTGGGCGGCCGAGCGTCTCGCCGATGTCGACGATGTGTCCACACTGGCCCGCCACGCACATCTGAGCCTTCGGACGTTCAACCGCCGCTTCGGCGAGGAAGTGGGCACGACGCCCAAGCGCTGGCTCGACGTGCAGCGCGCCACCCGCGCTCGCGAATTGCTGGAGAATACCGACATGACCATGGAATCGATTGCCGCACAATGCGGATTCGGCAGCGTGACGGCCATGCGGACACATCTACGAAAGGTCACCGCGACGACGCCGAGTGCCTACCGCCGAGCATTCCGGCGGTAG
- a CDS encoding universal stress protein yields MSESPAAHLVVGWDHYPPSTAALRFAVDLGRRLAAHVHVVHIQDMDDEPLDPDGDNWESQSRTAVDAAEAAAHDELAASDVSWEYHRAHGPTAVQLLAVAQRHDALMIVLGSPRGGPASALDTLLGQSVSHRLIGARRVPLVLVPGG; encoded by the coding sequence ATGAGCGAGTCACCCGCCGCCCACTTGGTGGTCGGATGGGACCACTATCCGCCAAGCACCGCAGCACTACGCTTCGCGGTCGATCTGGGGCGACGGCTGGCCGCACACGTGCACGTTGTGCACATCCAGGACATGGACGACGAGCCGTTGGACCCCGACGGCGATAACTGGGAATCACAGTCGCGCACGGCTGTTGACGCCGCCGAAGCCGCGGCGCACGACGAACTCGCAGCCAGTGACGTGTCGTGGGAATACCACCGGGCACACGGCCCCACTGCCGTTCAGCTTCTCGCGGTGGCGCAGCGGCATGACGCTTTGATGATCGTCCTGGGGAGTCCACGGGGAGGACCCGCGTCGGCACTCGACACCCTCCTCGGGCAATCGGTGTCGCATCGCCTCATCGGCGCGAGGCGGGTTCCGCTCGTCCTGGTTCCCGGCGGCTGA
- the crcB gene encoding fluoride efflux transporter CrcB yields the protein MMVVAVILAGALGAVLRFVVDSAVKYRWTRRFPWTTLFINLTGSALIGLLAGLVVFHHASPQLLTLLGTGFCGGYTTFSTASVESVRLIEQRRWALALYNTFGTLLGSVGACAAGLALGWALA from the coding sequence ATGATGGTCGTGGCGGTCATCCTGGCCGGGGCGCTGGGAGCGGTACTGCGATTCGTGGTGGATTCGGCCGTCAAGTACCGGTGGACCCGTCGGTTTCCCTGGACGACGCTGTTCATCAACCTCACCGGATCGGCCCTCATCGGCCTGCTGGCCGGACTGGTGGTGTTCCACCACGCGTCCCCGCAACTGCTCACCCTGCTGGGCACCGGATTCTGCGGCGGCTACACAACCTTCAGCACCGCCAGTGTCGAGTCGGTGCGGTTGATCGAGCAGCGACGGTGGGCACTGGCGCTGTACAACACATTTGGGACATTGCTCGGCTCTGTCGGCGCATGTGCGGCGGGGCTGGCGCTGGGATGGGCGTTGGCGTGA
- a CDS encoding competence/damage-inducible protein A yields MLRAGIVVTGTEVLTGRVADANGPWLSEHLREVGVDVAHICVCGDRKEDLIAQLEFLADQGVDLIVTSGGLGPTADDMTLPTVAEFAGTTLIFNAALEAAIMDRLRPMAKRWENVDWEALRVGIAKQALVPAQGQALDPVGTAPGAIMCKGKVVIIVLPGPPHELQRMWSSAVDAAPFRALVGEDAAAIEQTTLRLYGITEPDIAETLRLAESELGSLGALEITTCLRRSEVEVVTRFESSAGPIWDRLHEFIHTRHGSALFSSDGSTVDELVARLLSGRRLAVAESCTAGLLGARIADVPGSSAYFLGGVISYANDVKVGQLHVDPQLLTSHGAVSPQVAEAMADGALKALGADVAVSTTGVAGPGGGTPDKPVGTVCFCAKTAAGEKADLRVVIPGNRNQIRERATTVALHLLRRLLQQ; encoded by the coding sequence ATGTTGCGCGCGGGAATCGTGGTCACGGGCACCGAAGTCCTCACCGGGCGGGTCGCCGACGCAAACGGGCCATGGCTTTCCGAGCATCTCCGAGAAGTGGGGGTTGACGTAGCCCATATCTGCGTCTGCGGGGACCGCAAAGAGGATCTGATAGCGCAACTGGAGTTTCTCGCCGATCAAGGGGTCGATCTCATCGTCACCTCCGGCGGACTCGGGCCCACCGCAGACGACATGACGCTGCCCACCGTGGCCGAATTCGCCGGTACCACACTCATTTTCAATGCCGCCCTAGAAGCTGCCATCATGGATCGGCTGCGGCCGATGGCGAAGCGCTGGGAGAACGTCGACTGGGAGGCGTTGCGTGTCGGCATTGCCAAACAGGCGCTCGTACCTGCGCAGGGACAGGCGCTGGATCCGGTAGGCACCGCACCCGGTGCAATCATGTGCAAGGGCAAGGTGGTCATCATCGTGCTGCCGGGGCCCCCGCACGAGCTTCAACGGATGTGGTCGTCGGCCGTCGATGCCGCGCCCTTCCGGGCGCTGGTGGGAGAAGACGCCGCGGCCATCGAACAGACCACCCTGCGCCTGTACGGCATCACCGAACCGGATATCGCCGAGACCCTCCGGCTCGCCGAATCGGAGCTGGGAAGCCTTGGCGCACTGGAGATCACCACCTGCCTGCGGCGTAGTGAGGTGGAGGTGGTCACCCGATTCGAGTCGTCTGCCGGCCCCATCTGGGATCGCCTCCATGAGTTCATCCACACCCGGCATGGTTCGGCGCTGTTCTCTTCCGACGGTTCGACCGTCGATGAGCTGGTGGCCCGGTTGCTGAGCGGGAGACGTCTGGCCGTTGCCGAGTCGTGTACCGCGGGGTTGTTGGGGGCCCGGATCGCCGATGTTCCGGGTTCATCCGCGTACTTCCTGGGCGGTGTCATCAGCTACGCCAATGACGTCAAAGTGGGTCAGCTGCATGTGGATCCACAGCTGCTCACCAGTCATGGGGCGGTGTCACCGCAGGTCGCCGAGGCCATGGCGGACGGTGCGCTGAAGGCGCTGGGTGCCGATGTCGCGGTGTCCACCACGGGCGTTGCCGGGCCGGGCGGCGGTACGCCGGACAAGCCGGTGGGAACGGTGTGTTTCTGCGCGAAGACCGCGGCGGGGGAGAAGGCCGATCTCCGGGTTGTCATCCCGGGTAATCGCAACCAGATTCGCGAGCGCGCAACCACCGTCGCCCTACATCTGCTGCGCAGGCTGTTACAGCAGTAA
- a CDS encoding GNAT family N-acetyltransferase, with translation MHASHRPVAPSCLGPVEIDGMTVMLRTPRLSDGPSWRETNLRYEKRLAPAFGRTDMSWAAAHSPYMWIDTWKQALADVARGGASYLLVHLDAGRERVLGHLSMAGRHPRTGGTEVSTWTAGVPHTVTKWAQTSLIIAGFEANPDVPHAVAPLAVQNVAVQKLAESVGWSQLQTCRRLREYGGRPTDHQIWFQSNSTENLATLRRARDALSNNMPSWKVGRRTAVSWGDLVARGHYELRSRCRRTVAAAPDRQIEVVADRPAGTVEIAVDPGSSTTELIGRPRPDAPEDALTPTIADLAGRMALGPATTRRIVVAPRVDDQHLIGALAAHGFQSEGPTLPSLGESFGGRELWAYVAGI, from the coding sequence ATGCATGCGAGTCATCGACCGGTCGCCCCGAGCTGCCTGGGTCCGGTCGAAATCGACGGAATGACCGTCATGCTGCGCACGCCGCGGCTCTCCGACGGGCCGTCCTGGCGAGAAACCAATCTGCGTTACGAAAAGCGGCTGGCACCGGCCTTCGGCCGCACGGACATGTCCTGGGCCGCGGCGCATTCGCCGTACATGTGGATCGACACCTGGAAGCAGGCCCTGGCCGACGTGGCACGCGGTGGGGCCTCATATCTGCTCGTACACCTCGATGCGGGTCGTGAACGCGTGCTGGGGCACCTGAGCATGGCGGGGCGACACCCGCGCACGGGCGGCACCGAGGTATCGACATGGACCGCCGGGGTTCCCCACACGGTGACCAAGTGGGCACAAACATCCCTGATCATCGCCGGATTCGAGGCCAACCCCGACGTTCCGCACGCAGTGGCGCCGCTTGCGGTGCAGAACGTCGCGGTGCAGAAACTGGCCGAGTCGGTCGGCTGGTCACAGCTGCAAACATGCCGTCGGCTCCGCGAATACGGCGGCCGGCCAACCGATCACCAGATTTGGTTCCAGAGCAACTCAACCGAGAATCTTGCCACGCTCCGCCGCGCGCGAGATGCACTCTCGAACAACATGCCTTCGTGGAAGGTCGGACGCCGGACGGCGGTCTCGTGGGGTGACCTGGTGGCGCGTGGGCACTACGAACTCCGCAGTCGCTGTCGGCGCACCGTGGCTGCTGCCCCGGACCGCCAGATCGAGGTGGTGGCCGACCGGCCTGCGGGCACCGTCGAGATAGCCGTCGACCCGGGTAGCTCCACGACCGAGCTCATCGGCAGACCACGTCCCGATGCGCCCGAGGACGCACTCACCCCGACCATCGCCGACCTGGCCGGGCGCATGGCCCTCGGTCCCGCGACCACGAGACGGATCGTCGTTGCGCCACGGGTCGATGACCAACACCTGATCGGCGCCCTCGCCGCGCACGGCTTCCAGAGCGAGGGGCCGACGCTGCCGAGTCTGGGCGAGTCCTTCGGCGGGCGTGAACTATGGGCGTACGTGGCGGGTATCTAG
- a CDS encoding GNAT family N-acetyltransferase, translated as MRSKCQTRLSVDRGPVTIEGMTVTLRPPRLADGPSWRETALTFTARLSPAFHRDDMDWESAHSPVMWVDTWRSALADARAGGVSYLLVRIDDGAEKVLGHFSMTGHDPRTGGAEVSSWAVDVPAAVSAWAQLTTVLSAFDASPNLPHALAPVAVSNIRANRFSESMGWTQLQTRRALRAYDGQLSDHHIWLLANTADYRDWIRRRLTEIPLAKMDLAPPTSSAPPAEYLTAWARFAVIRARQLVRRRWHAPASVRSFEISSTSGEVIRIEPADRGRYRVLVGGHPGGSVDVHSDAGTSTTELVPRLSSSISDAARISVVSILASHLADRPDGSRRTVVAVRDVDSALADRLAAQGFLDEGEAPPSLGEPGVKRRMWTLLTTAQPK; from the coding sequence GTGCGCAGCAAATGTCAGACCCGGTTGTCGGTGGACCGCGGCCCCGTCACGATCGAGGGGATGACCGTGACGCTGCGGCCACCCCGGCTGGCGGACGGCCCGTCCTGGCGAGAAACCGCACTGACGTTCACCGCGAGACTCTCACCGGCGTTCCATCGCGACGACATGGACTGGGAGAGCGCACATTCTCCGGTCATGTGGGTGGACACCTGGCGGTCGGCCCTCGCGGATGCGCGCGCGGGAGGCGTCTCGTATCTGCTGGTACGTATCGACGACGGTGCCGAAAAGGTCCTCGGCCATTTCTCGATGACCGGACATGATCCGCGCACCGGGGGCGCGGAGGTCTCCTCGTGGGCTGTCGATGTCCCGGCGGCGGTGAGTGCGTGGGCCCAGTTGACCACGGTGCTCTCGGCATTCGACGCAAGCCCCAACCTCCCACATGCCCTGGCGCCGGTTGCCGTGTCGAATATCCGCGCAAACCGGTTCTCCGAGTCCATGGGGTGGACCCAGCTACAAACACGTCGCGCGTTGCGCGCCTACGACGGGCAGTTGTCGGACCATCACATCTGGCTTCTCGCCAACACGGCCGACTATCGGGATTGGATCAGGCGTCGACTGACGGAGATCCCCCTCGCGAAAATGGATCTCGCGCCGCCCACATCCAGTGCGCCGCCGGCCGAATACCTGACCGCATGGGCGCGATTTGCCGTTATCCGCGCCCGCCAGCTGGTGCGTCGCAGATGGCACGCTCCGGCATCCGTTCGCTCATTCGAAATATCCTCCACCAGTGGGGAAGTGATACGCATCGAACCGGCGGATCGTGGTCGGTACCGCGTCTTGGTCGGCGGGCACCCGGGGGGTTCGGTCGATGTTCATTCCGACGCCGGAACCTCGACAACGGAGCTGGTGCCCCGGCTGAGCTCTTCGATATCGGACGCTGCCCGCATCTCGGTGGTGTCCATCCTCGCGAGCCATCTGGCAGATCGGCCGGACGGGTCGCGACGGACGGTCGTCGCGGTCCGCGACGTCGACTCAGCGCTCGCCGACCGGCTTGCCGCACAGGGCTTCCTCGACGAGGGGGAGGCGCCACCAAGCCTCGGAGAGCCCGGCGTCAAACGCCGGATGTGGACGCTGTTGACCACCGCGCAGCCGAAATAG
- a CDS encoding DUF6194 family protein — protein sequence MTVGIDEGAVIEYIITTFPDLQHEVVQGNWFFFRGDDRQVPVITLMSNEAFDTYSDLGRPAVYRLNIGVGGDTFANIAGGCDVSVEVDYTEFDRILPHPEYGGAKWICVVNPGEDTFADVVRPLLAEACARGRQN from the coding sequence ATGACTGTGGGCATCGACGAAGGCGCCGTCATCGAATACATCATCACGACGTTCCCGGATCTACAACACGAGGTTGTGCAGGGCAATTGGTTCTTTTTCCGCGGCGACGACCGTCAGGTGCCGGTGATCACCCTGATGTCCAACGAGGCATTCGACACGTACTCAGATTTGGGGCGCCCGGCGGTGTATCGACTCAACATCGGGGTCGGCGGTGACACTTTTGCGAACATCGCGGGAGGCTGCGATGTCTCGGTAGAGGTCGACTACACCGAGTTCGATCGGATCCTGCCTCATCCGGAGTATGGCGGTGCCAAATGGATATGCGTGGTCAATCCGGGTGAGGACACCTTTGCCGACGTCGTCAGGCCGTTGTTGGCCGAGGCCTGTGCACGTGGCCGACAGAACTAG